In Caulobacter sp. X, the sequence CGGGAGAGGGTTATTGGATGCGCTTCAGCGCTTCCCCCAGCTCCTCGACCATCTCCGGCGTCGTCGCCCACGAGCACATGAAACGCACCGTGCCATCCAGGAACCGGTAGACGAACCAGCCCTCGCCGCGCAGGCGTTGCAGGGCGGGCTCGTCCATCTCGACGAACAGGCCGTTGGCCTCGACCGGGTGCTTGATCGGGAAGGGCATCAGGCCGGCCAACTTCTGGGCCATGGCGTTGGCGTGCGCCGCGCGGGCCGCCCAAGGACCCGCCCCGCCGTCCTCGCCCAAGAGGCCCAGCCAAGGCGCGGCCAGGAACCGGCCCTTCGACACCAGTTGCCCGGCGTGCTTGAGCCGGGCGTCCAGGCGGCGGGCGTGGGCGGGATTGAGAAACACCACGGCCTCGGTCGGGGTCGAGCCGGCCTTGGTGCCGCCCATCACCAGAATATCGACGCCCATCTTCGCCACGCTCCTCAGGTCGAAGCCGGCGGCCACGGCGTTGGCCAGGCGCGCGCCGTCCAGGTGAACGCCATAGCCCTTGGCCTTCACCGGCGCGACCAGGGCCCGCAGGTGATCTTCCGAATAGACCGTGCCGTACTCGGTGGCGGTGGTCAGGGACAGGGCGGCGGCGGGCTGGCGGTAGGAAACGTCGGGCTCGGCCAGGGCCGCTTCCAGCGCCGCGACCTCGATCTTGCCCGAGGCGCCCGGCAGGCCAATCAGGCCGACGCCCTGGCCGAAGAAGCCGGGGGCGCCGGTCTCGTCGGTGCAGATGTGGGCGTGCTCATGGGCCAGCACCGCCTCGTGCGGCTGGGCCAGCACGGTCAGGGCGAAGGCGTTGGCGGCCGTGCCCGAGGCGGTGAACCGCACCTGCGCGTCGGCGTCCAGCAGGGCGCGGATGCGGTCGCCGGCGGCCTTGCTGACGTGGTCGGTTCCGTAGCCCGAGGCCGTGCCGGCATTGGCGGCGACCAGGGCGTCCATGACCTCGGGCATGGCGCCGGCGACATTGTCAGAGGCGAAGTCGAAACGGGGAGCTGTCATGTCCCCTGGATAGGGGCGCGCGCGGGCTCCGGGCAAGCGGAACCCGCGCGACGGGCGGCTACTTCGCGGCCGCCAGGGCTTGGGTCAGGTCGGCGAGGATGTCGTCGATATGCTCCAGGCCGATCGACAGGCGCACATAGCCGTCCGAGACGCCGGTCGCCGCCTGCTCCTCGGCGCTGAGCTGGGAGTGGGTGGTCGAGGCCGGATGGATCGCCAGGCTGCGGGCGTCGCCGATATTGGCCACGTGGTAGAACAGCTTCAGCGCGTCGATGAACTTGCGGCCCGCCTCGCGCCCCCCCGCCAGTTCGAAGCCCACCAGGCCGCCATAGCCGCCCGACAGGTAGCGGTCGGCGCGCTCGCGTTGCAGGCCGGTCTGGACGATGGGATGGATCACGCGGGTCACGCCCGGCGCTTGGGTCAGCGCCTTGGCCACCGCCGCGGCGTTCTCGGCGTGGCGCGTGATGCGCAGCGGCAGGGTCTCCAGGCCCTGCAGGATCTGGAAGGCGTTGAACGGCGACAGGGCCGCGCCCAGGTCGCGCAGCAGCACGGTGCGGGCGCGTAGGATGTAGGCGATCGGACCCAGCGGCTTGGCGGCCTCGGACCACACCGCGCCGTGATAGCTGGCGTCGGGCGTGTTTAGGGTCGGGCTGCGCTCGGGGTGGGCGGTCCAGTCGAAATTGCCGCCATCGATGATGACGCCGCCGATCGAGGTGCCGTGGCCGCCGATGTACTTGGTGGTCGAATAGACCACGATCGCCGCGCCGTTCTCCAGCGGCCGGGCCAGCAGCGGGGCGGCGGTGTTGTCGACGATCAGCGGCACGCCCAGCTTGCGGCCGATCTCGGCCACCTCGGCGATCGGGAAAACGCTGAGCTTCGGGTTCGGCAGGGTCTCGGCGTAGTAGGCGCGGGTGCGCTCGTCCGTGGCGCGGGCGAAGGCCTGGGGATCCTCGGGATCGACGAAGCGGACCTCGATCCCCTGGTCGCGCAGGGTGTTGGCGAACAGGTTCCAGGTGCCGCCATAGAGGTCGGTCGAGCTGACGATGTTGTCGCCGGCGCGGGCCAGGTTCTGGATCGCGAAGGCCGAGGCCGCCTGGCCCGACGACACCGCCAGGGCCGCCGCGCCGCCTTCCAGAGCCGCCAGCCGCTGCTCCAGGATGTCGGTCGTGGGGTTGCCCAGGCGCGTATAGATGTTGCCGAGCTTGCGCAGAGCGAACAGGTCGGCCGCGTGCTCGGCGTTTTCGAACTGGTACGAGGTCGTCTGATAGATCGGCGGCGCCACCGCGCCCGTCGCGGGATCGGCGCGCCAGCCGGCGTGCAGGGCCAGGGTCTCGGGATGAAGCTTGCGGTCGGACATGCGGCGTTTCCTCGTCCTTGTAATCTTGGCGACGACAAGCCGACCTTAACGCTGGGGATTGGGGCGCGAAGGTCCGTTATTCTCGCCTCCGGTCCAGAAAATCTTCAGGTCGCCCGCGCCCAGTCCCTCACATCCTCGACGAACAGCCCCGGCTCCTCCATGGCCGCGAAGTGGCCGCCGCGCGGCATCTCGCTCCAGCGGACGATGTTGTAGGCGCGGTCGGCCCATGAGCGCGGCGGGGGCTTGTAGATGCTCTCGCCGGGGAAGTTGGCGAAGGCGGTCGGGGTCTCGCAGCGTTGGCCCTCGGCCAGCACGGGCCCGCCTTCCTCCAGCATGGCGCGATAGTACCAGGCGCCGGTCGTGAAGGATCCGGTCATCACGTAGATCATCACGTTGGTCAGCAGCTGGTCGCGGCTGAAGACCTGTTCGAAGGGCTTCTCCGACAGGTCCGCCCAGTCGTGGAAGCGCTCAAGGATCCACGCGGCCTGGCCGACCGGATTGTTGGCGCCCAGCCACGCCACCGACTGCGGCTTGCTGGCCTGCAGGCGGAAATAGGCGCCCCACAGGTCCATCTGGGCGCCGAAGCC encodes:
- a CDS encoding low specificity L-threonine aldolase is translated as MTAPRFDFASDNVAGAMPEVMDALVAANAGTASGYGTDHVSKAAGDRIRALLDADAQVRFTASGTAANAFALTVLAQPHEAVLAHEHAHICTDETGAPGFFGQGVGLIGLPGASGKIEVAALEAALAEPDVSYRQPAAALSLTTATEYGTVYSEDHLRALVAPVKAKGYGVHLDGARLANAVAAGFDLRSVAKMGVDILVMGGTKAGSTPTEAVVFLNPAHARRLDARLKHAGQLVSKGRFLAAPWLGLLGEDGGAGPWAARAAHANAMAQKLAGLMPFPIKHPVEANGLFVEMDEPALQRLRGEGWFVYRFLDGTVRFMCSWATTPEMVEELGEALKRIQ
- a CDS encoding O-acetylhomoserine aminocarboxypropyltransferase/cysteine synthase family protein codes for the protein MSDRKLHPETLALHAGWRADPATGAVAPPIYQTTSYQFENAEHAADLFALRKLGNIYTRLGNPTTDILEQRLAALEGGAAALAVSSGQAASAFAIQNLARAGDNIVSSTDLYGGTWNLFANTLRDQGIEVRFVDPEDPQAFARATDERTRAYYAETLPNPKLSVFPIAEVAEIGRKLGVPLIVDNTAAPLLARPLENGAAIVVYSTTKYIGGHGTSIGGVIIDGGNFDWTAHPERSPTLNTPDASYHGAVWSEAAKPLGPIAYILRARTVLLRDLGAALSPFNAFQILQGLETLPLRITRHAENAAAVAKALTQAPGVTRVIHPIVQTGLQRERADRYLSGGYGGLVGFELAGGREAGRKFIDALKLFYHVANIGDARSLAIHPASTTHSQLSAEEQAATGVSDGYVRLSIGLEHIDDILADLTQALAAAK